ttattattaaagatccttgtatgttttttacaatcattaatttatgcttattatattaaattttatttttgattccATGTTTTCAACTTTATTGTTTAGGTTTATGCTTTTAATCATTATgttgaagtaaaaatatgttattgaagagtttaatgaaataattagaCTATTTGTTTCATGTAAATTAGAATTcttaaacttataaaataaaaaacttgtATACTGATAGAGTTTTCAATGGCAAAAACATACATGGGATGTCCAAGAAGGTACTTTGAGTGTTCAAAAGCTACATGGTTCCACAATACCTTGGACTTTTACTATTCAATTTATTATCCTATCAAGGCATTCAATCAATTAGTTACatccaaaaaataaaggaatgtaGTGGGATGGTAAGTGTTTTACTAAACCTTAATCAAATGTTTGGGGTTCAAATGTTGGATTGAAGTCAATGAATTACCCCTCAAAGTAGGATGAATctatattcatcaaatattaaagaaataattatctaCTTATAAACTCTATTAGGAAATTATATGTATAGAAAACAAGACTGATATGAATAATCGAGAAAGAAATCTAGAAACACAATTAATGACACACAATGTAACGTGGAAACCCAAGTCGGGAAAAACCATGGGCAATGACGAGAAAATTCACTATGTTGAAGCTAGAGTACAATTTCAAATTCTCCTAAACTCGAGAGTGAAgccaagaagaagaaaaaaagatcactcaattctttttgtttttttctaacaaaaaaagatagaaaaattgCCAGGAAATAGGCTCCACTATCTGGTACAAAGAGGTAGAGAATGCCCACAAAAGTAGGCTCAACTTGTAGTGAAAACTGCTGCCCATTTATTGCACCATAATCCCATGATCTGTTCAGCTTTCTTGAAATTGCGGAAGTCTCAAGACAAGCTGAAATATGGTGACGTGAGTAGTCAAACTCACCAGGAAAAAGAATTTGAGGCAGCTCTAACAATCTCCACCTTTTCTCAAATTTAGTAGATGCTCATCATTACCATAAAATCCCCGAAGGGAAATCAAGTGTTGTGCACACCAACTAAgttcaaaaaatatttgaactaagAAATGGGAAGTGGCTTAGTAAGCATATCTGCAGGATTTTCTGTAGTGTGAATTTTCTTGACTACAATCTCTCCCTTAGTCATTGTGTCTCTGATATAATGATATTTCACACTAATATGTTTAGTCTTGGAATGATATGCATCATTTTTCGTTAGATGTATTGCACTCTGACTATCTGAAAATACAACAGTAGTATCTCGTGGAACAGCAAGCTCAAGAATAAGACCACGCAACCATGTAGCCTTCTTCACACTTCAGTAGCTACAACATATTCCGCTTCTGTAGTGGATAGAGCAGCAATGGATTGCAAAGATGCTTTCCAATTGATAGAACCCGAACATAAAGTGAAGATATATCCGGACAGAGATTTACGTCTATCAAGATCACCACCATAATCAGAATCAACAAACCCAACAACATCATTAGATATCCCTTTGTCCCTGACAAAAACAAAGCCATGATTAACTGTACCTTTaaagtatcaaaaaatgaatttcacCACATCCTAGTGATACTTGCCAGGATTTTGCATATACCGACTCACCATACTCACTGTATATGCAAGATCAGGTCTAGTGCAAACCATGACATACATAAGACTATCAACTGCACTAGAGTAGGGAATGTTAGACATCATTTCAAGTTCTTCATCTATTTTTAGACAAAACTTAGAAGATATCTTGAAGTGAGATGCTAGAAGGAGTTGAGACAGGCTTGCTCTTACTCATGTTGAACTTGTCAAGGGTCTTCTCTGTGTATTTTTTCGGAGACAAGTGTAACTTTCCAGCTTGTAGTTCTCTATGAATCTCCATTCCCAGAATCTTCTTTGCTGCACCAAGGTTCTTCAAATCAAACTCATTTCTAAGTTGAGACTTTAACATGTTGATCAAATACATGTCTTTTGAAGCAATCAACATGTCATACATGTATAATAACAAGTAAATAAATGAACCATTTGAAGACTGTTGAAAGTACACACAATTATCATATTGACTTCTGGTGTAGCCTTGACTAACCATAAAAGTATCAAATTGTTTGTACCATTGTCTAGGTGCTTGTTTAAGTCCATACAAGGACCTTCTCAAACGACAAACACATTGTTCATTTCCATGAACAACAAAACGCTTAGGttgtttcatataaatttcttcctccaattcgcCATGTAGAAAAGCAGTTGTAAAATATAATTGCgccaattccaaatcaaatAGTGCAAAAAGGCAAGAAGTAATCTGGTGGAAGTATGACAAACTActggaaaaaaatttcattaatatcAATACCTTCCTTTTGAGCAAAGCCTTGGACAACGAGCTTTCTATGTTGAATCTTCAACCCCAGGAATTCCATCTTTTCGTTTGTATATCCATTTGCAGCCTAGTGCACGACGACCTTTAGGAAGCTCACATAAATCCCATGTCCTATTCTTATGTAGACTTTCAATTTCTTCTTGCATTGCTATCAGCCATGGAGATGAGTTAAAACTAGAGATTGCCTCTGAATATGAAGAAGGTTCAACTCCTTCAGAAATCTCTTGTGCAACTGTTAGTGCATACATAATGAGACCATTATTATCACAATATCTGATAGGTTTTCTAATAACTCTCCTTGGTCTATTATGATCAATAGAAGAATCATCAACAAACTTTGGCTCAATGGGGCAAGTGGTACTGGAAACTTTTTCATCAACACGAGCATCACTGTCTGACTGTGGAACGGTAGAAGAGATAGGGTCAATCTTATGAGATTCAGTTCTCATTTCTAATTCCACCTTCTCACTGATACATTGTTGATCATAAGATAATACAAAATGCTCTTTTTTAGAACACAACAATGCATTTTCATTAAAAGTAATGTCTCTactcaaaatgatttttctcaaattcgGGCACCATAAATGATACCCTTTTAACTCAGAAGCATAGCTAAGAAATAAACATTTAACAGCCCTGGGTGCTAACTTTCCATCATTAACATGGGTAAAAGCAGGGCATCCAAATgctttttaatttgaaaaatttataggATTACCTGACCAATCATCGtctgaaattttgaagttaatgGATGAGTGTGGAGATCGATTGACAAGAGAACAAGCTGTAGAAATAGCCTCAACCCAAAAATCACAACGATGCCACAATCTTGCATTTGAGAGAATACAACGAGCTCTCTCAAGAAGAGTCCTATTGATATATTCTGCAACTCCTTTTTGTTGGGGCTTCCCAACAAGAGTCTTGTGTCTAGCAATACCATGACATTTGCAGAACTCTTTGAAATTTGACTCGCAAAACTCCAAACCATTATCAGTGCggagtttttttttatcttccttCCAGTTTGGTTCTCAACAAGAGCCTTGAAGTTCTTGAATTTAATAAAAGCTTCATTCTTATGTCTCAAGAAATAAACCCAGACTTTGCGAGAAAAATCATCAGTAATGGTCATCATGTAGCGTTTTGCTCCAAGTGATGGAACCATTGAAGCCCCCCATAAATTTGAATGAATAAAATCAAGAATACAAAGTGTATGATGTGTGGTTGCTGAAAAACTCATTCTCTTTTGTTTTCCGAATACGCAATGTTCACATAAACCCAATTTTCCTATACCTTGATTACCGAGAAGACCTCTTCTACAAAGAATAGTCATACCTTTATCACTCATATGACCCAGACGCATGTGCCATAAACGAGTGAGATCTTCATTAGACAATGAAGTGGGAACTTCTACATACCCAATCACAATTGAACCGTACAAGTAATAAAGAGTCCCACATCTTATTCCTTTCATCAAGACCAGAGCACCTTTTGAAACCTTGAGAACTCCACCTTCAGATGAATATTTACATCAAGGAGATTCAAGAGTACCAACTAAAATCAAGTTGTGTTTTACGTCAGGAATATGACGAACGTTAGTCAAGGTCCTCATAACACCATCATGAGTTTTAATTTGTAAAGTCCAATTGCAACAACTTTGCATTGAAATCATTTCCCTAGGAGAACACCACATTCAACTTTATTATATGTTACAAACCAGTCCTTATGAGAGCACATATGATATGTAAATCCAGTATCAAAAACCCATTCAGATGAGTTTCTTTTATCATCAGAGACAGCCAACAAAACATCACCTTCAGAATCACTTTCAACAACTCTGGCTTCAGCaactttcttcatctttttgttattttcttccctcctttttattttttagtttaaagcAGTTAGAAATATCATGCCCAGGTTTCTTGCAGTAGCGACATGTCTGGCTGAAATTATGCCCTTTGTATGTAGATCggaattttttttagatgtaCTCCCTTTATCTTGTGATCTACCTATAACGAACAAGCGCTAGCCTTCATCCTCAAAATGAACGTCAAGATCCAATTTTTCTTTGGACAACAAATTTGATTTAACATCTTCATAGGACAAAGTTTCATTATTTCTGTATAACATATTCTCCTTGAAATGATTATGGGTAGATGGAACAGAGACAATTAACAACACATCCTTGTCCTCATCCTCAATTTTAACTTCTAAATTTTCCAGATctattataattgaattgaatACATCAATATCAAATTGAATGGATGAACTTTCAAACATACGAAGCGTGTATAAAAGCTTTTTGAGACGGAGTTTATTGGCAAGACTTTTGGTCATATAGAGAGACTCAAGTTTCAACCAAAGACTTGCAGCAGTAGTCTCACGAATAACCTCCTTAAGAACCTCTTTGGAAAGACTTAGTTGAATTGAAGAAAGTGCCTTTTCATCTAAATTAATGAAGTTTCTACTCCATCTATATCCCTCTTAACTAACTAACTTTTATGATAAAGGtctcatatttattaatttcaagGGAAGTTGATGGAGAAACTTACGTCAGTGAAAAATTTTCATGAGAGCCTTAAATTAATCACCTCTCTAGAGATTTGAATGAGGTTTTGCAGTTTATGACATAAGATCCATCAAAACATAGTTAAACACTGCCCACACTTTGGCATAGCGACCCTGATTCGCTATTCGCAATGCAAACTTGGCTAAGGCAAACCACTCATTGCTATGGTGAAATAAGTTTTCAACATTCACACTTTTTGCTAAACACTTACAACTTTCTTCTTTAGACTCAGATTAATGAATAGTCGGTGGTGTTGGAAAGAAAACTGGAAGACCTTGTATTTGATAGGTTTGTGAATACATAACTCTTAATAGGAGAGGTTTTCGTTTGATGTTGAAccaagtaaaaatttatattgaaacCCAATCGCTAATGTCACTTTGAACTCAACTTTGTTCTAGGGTTCCGTATGACTTTAGTGCGTATCTAATCCACTCACACACTCAAAAATTGAActtaacaatataaataattaatttcattggATTTAGATCTATCTATACATATAGGGTGGTTTTAAATCTTAACTTAAAAGTTTGAGATTTCACAATAAACAAAATAGTTGCTCTCTCAACTATAATTCATActtgaaaagaaacaaaaaattataactctTAACTACTAAATATTAAACAcgtgtgaaaaaatatatcctCAATTGTATGTGTAAactgtcacatccgggtttaccccctagacataaccggcgTCGGCGTTCTTTCGAAAGACTAAGACTAGCAtcttagtttcatgtcattacattcataggttgaaaaatccggaaaaatttaaaactttcctTATCACTACTtcgaggtttacatagacctctacatacacataatatatattcatatcgagtatacatagatccTTCGTATATGAAggttacatagtcttctacttttattgcacatacatatatatatatttatatatgtatatgttggtTATTGATCTACTCATTTAGGTATGGGTTGGTTATTGATCTActcatttattaattcaacCCATCTCAACTCAATTCATTTTAGcccattaaatattaaattgatatataatccaaattgatatttgaaaaatcaagtcaaaatattattaaaaacttctttttaaacttatatgttatatatgattagaataaagaaaaataactttatcGGGTAATAAAAGcttataaataacaaataaatttattagaacTTAATAAAAATTGTGTAGGTTGGATTATGACCCTAACAAATATATTACCTAATCTGTTTTGACCTAACAGGATTTTGGCCTAAACAAATTTGGTTGGGTTGGatcttgatttattttgattaactCAAATTTAACTCAACATGCCTTATTGCCACCCCCAATATAAACTACTTTTATATTAtagattgtatttttaaattaaaattttcatcttatcaCTCAAATTTTGTATATTCTCATAGTGAAAGCTATTAATACTTTTAGATTATAAgtttaaaatgacaaaaactgaaaaagaattgaaatctTATTAATTTGGAATGAAAGTAGCATagattaaataatatatcttaCTCCCTCCATCCACGATTAATTGTCATGGTCTcctttttagagtcaaactacaAGAACTTTGATGAACAATTTACAAtgtatattttcatcatattaatatgcaaaaaattgtaatttatagtatttttcatatagtttttgaatatataattttttttaaatatcgaattaacgtaatctaatttaactttaattattagtcaaattgactttcaaaaagTACAACATGACAAATATAAATGGGCAGAGGGAGTATAAAATGTTAAATACACTAAAATATACGAATATTAGAGATTAAATTAATGGtcttatatgatttataatatgttaattataagtatcatttaatataaaataataataaaataatcaaaagtgAAACAAAGAGTATGAATAATAGTTCTCCATATTTGGTGAACTACAATTCACCTATGTATAAACAGAGAATAGAAAGTGAATTAGAGAATGGTTGAAGAACTCATTCTCTATTTTACATTTCAAATATAGAGAATAAAGACTAAGacctcatttgttttcattaagattgAGAGGTCTGAATCTGAATATCCATCTTAATATTAAGATTTGCATTAAGATATGAGTGTTTCGATTTGAATAGACATCTGAATATTTAGATATGGTCTCTAAATctgaacactaaataattaatgttatttgttttcaatatctgagtgtaaaagtgaaattgaacattatattaataaaatattataaaattttcatttcaataaaatatatcacttttgattaaaaaaaagttttaaaagttttcataaTCATGACTTGGAGTACTATTTTATCATTCAAAAACTTTGATAAACAacaatacaccaaaaatattattgcaactTATGTTCTTGACACAcatcaatacaagaaaattattaatatactcccgccgtttaaaataagaatgaccctatttccttttttgtttgttccaaaaagaatgactcctttcctttttaaaaagaatgactcttttcctttttttggcaacacttaaactttaactttccacgtggcatgtttaagactacaagattaaagagtattttggtacatttgatataactttaatttagaaacacaagattaaaaagtctttcttttttttcttaaacttcgttccaagtcaaactaggtcatccttTTTGAAATAGAGAAGTAAAAGAAAGTAATTGAAAGGATTTATGAAAACTTATCAGTTGGAAACAAATTGGTGTTTGTTTGATAAAAGTAAGAAAGAGAGTTTTCAGTTAGCAGAAAAgcgatgatttattatttgataacttatcAAATGAGTCTGAATGTTGTTAAGAGTCTCCTACAGATCTGATTCGTACAGACCTCTTCAAACCCATTGagaggttttttttaaaaataaaataaataaacttaatggggtgaatctgaatcattcagattcagacataaaaattaaatgtacttaataggctgaatctgaatgattaagattcagaccTCTATTATTGCAAACAAAAGAGGCCTAAAATAGAGGTGAGTTGTAGATGATCTAAGaaattattgttaaatttcaCTATAACCAACGGTTGTCCAGTAAGAAAGGCTACTTCACTAATCTTGTTCACCATAGGAGGTGACACGAGAAAGGTGTAAAGACCCAAAAAATTGTTGACTATTATTGCAGATGCTATACTACCCGAAATCATTTTGATTAAGGTGTATACAACACTAGGTCAACGGTCTGTTgctgattttaaatcaaaagagtAACAAGATTCGGTCTTTTAAGTCTTAGATATTGCAATGGGTTTTTGTTAAATAAGGTCTTAtacctaactcacaccccaaaagttaGTTCAAAGGGGAAAAGATTGTctaagccttataaggagttcaCCCAATTTATTAACTAATAATGTGaaacttttgtcattttttaataCCCTAATTCATGCTCAGTGCTTAGCGTCTGGTGCATgagcaattttaattttttttgggtccCCAACATCTTGTGATATAGGCGCTACTCTGATACGATGTTAAATTAGGTCTTGAGTCTAACTCACACGGTCACACCCCAAAAGTTAGCTTCAAGCCTAGGTCagcccatctcattaaccaccaatGTGGAATTTTTGCCGGTTACTGACTTTGAGATATCGATATAAAGCCCATATAACCATCAAATCTTAGAGTATGCAGAAGAGGTTCACTTATTCTcttacctatatatatatatatatatatatacacattgtAGGAGTTGTATTCAGTAAAAAATAAAGCAGTACTTAGTCATGGCCTATTATTTTGACAAGATCTTTCTTCTCCTATTTCTCTTCACACTtagtccctcctcaaaatcagATAATATGACAGATATTGAAGCACTCTTTGCTATCAAGAATGAAATGCTTGATCCCTTTGATTCTTTGATTACATGCAATGTGTCTGTTCCTTTATATCAATGGCGTGGTGTAGTATGTGGAACGAAGTCAACGAATCACTGAAGTAAACCTTCTTGACCTGAAGCTgatgttgggaaagacaaggcactaacaaagaatgcctgacaagataacagcggaagaatacccaagtctatactttcccttctcgatttgaaccaagagaagacaaacaaccacaagcaatatgatagtaaggcagcaagtaattcaaccaaacaaatataacaaagcaataataaatcaatcacacaagacaccaagatttacgtggaaaaccctttgatgtgaagagtaaaaaaccacgggaccaaaagctccactataatcaccaagagttacaatattgttctccaaaattggccacaaaaacAAGtgtcaaacaacgagcaacaacaaaataagatttcaccaaatctagagaattaaaggagcaaaatcaccaatttcgcagctactgttcacgacagcaaaactgaagctgcaggccaccaaatccaactctttcagttcctaatcaaagattgagatgaagataatatgctgtccaaaatcagctcaatcggacaagaaacgaagcgggaatcacaatttgaagttggttgttagggctgaattttttACTGCGAAAAActgctctttttttttctttttggctgctgaaaaactctttttatatctgaaaataagacctaaataggattatatttgcctcataagaatgggcttaTGGGAAAAATGGATTGGTCCAAATtggacttttatttatccacataggaagggaaaaaggtCCATAACCCAACAGTTGAGTGGTGTGTTATCACCATTTGTTGGAAATTTGAGCATCCTTGTACGACTAGTCATTGAAATCAATACCATTTCTGGCAATATACCTCCAGAACTAGGTCGTTTGACAAGATTACGCCATCTATGTTTGCAAAACGATTAATTACATGGTGAAATTCCTGCCAATCTATAGTTTTGTAGTAACCCCGTTGAATTATGGGCATTCAAGAACAATCTTGTgggtgtgcttcccaaggagcTTGGATTTCTTCCCAAACacaaatattttgatttcaGTTACAACAAGCTCATTGGTGGAATCCCGAGATCTTATGGTAACTTTTCAGGTCTCTTGGAAATGTACCTTTTGAATAATGATCTCGAGGGTAAAATCCCTGATGAGTTAGGGAAACTGAAAAACTTGGAAATATTTGATGCAGACTTCAATAAGTTATCAGATAGAATTCCGAGCTCACTATTCAACCTTTCCTCCTTGAAAGTCATTGATGTGTCAAATAACCAATTCGAAGGTACTCTCCCTCGGGATTTAGGGATCAATCCTCCTAACCTGATGTGTCTGTCTCAGCATTAGTGAGAATCATTTCAGTGGATCGCTTCCTTATTCACTTTTCAACCTCTCAGGACTCGCGTATCTTCTAGTTGGAAAAAATAACTTAGGAGGATGTGTTCCTATGTTTGATAAGTTGCATAGCCTGACCTGGCTGTCTCTGCAAAACAACGCATTTGGAGGGACATTTCATGGCTGACCTGATGGAGCAATTGAGATAGTAGATCCAGTTCTTAATTTTGAAGAGGAAGAAATAAGCAGAGAGAGGTCTCAAATTCCAAGATAAATGAGAAGGCAAAAAATGATGAGAGGGTTTAATTTCCTTACTTGGAGTTGGTATTGATTGTTCAATGTATGattcaagtaaaagaaaaaacatgaaGGAGGTTGTTAGCGAGTTGTGTTCTATAAGAGATTCTCTTGTTGGTTGTACAATATGAAACacttttcttgttttgtttttgtcatGTAAGgttctttaaataataaattactaaTGAATCATTTGAATATGGTTTTTACTCGTCTTTACTAATCATTTGAACAAAATTCTAGGCCCACCACTAAGTAAATGGCATACTAGATTGGTATCGTTGAAGGATTGAAACAGTTCTTTATGATATCATGTCAGTATATAGATATATGGTAATGGTATCATGGAGAACGGAGGAGTGTTTCATTCCGAAGTAATTCTTCATGGTACCATGTTAGCATATAGATATATTGTGATAGTGTCTGGAGTGTTCAACATTTTTTGAACCTCACTATCGGATTTGAGCCTACTTTAAGTAGAGCTTGAACAATGCTTCCTCACCCTCACACTACATCCATATAACATAACTCACAAGCTTTATGTTTTTCTAGCTCAATAAAACATAACATGTGGCTCGAGTTCAGCAAAGCATTTTATGGTATGATAAATCAACCTCAAAAGTTAGCTCATGGGAGGAGATTTGTCCAAGTCCATATAGTAGACCAATTTCCTATCCCTCTACCGATGTGGAACTTCTTAACCGTTCAGAAAAGATTACTTTCCATTATTATTTAAAGCATAAACATTATTTCAGAAAATGTAGcacatacatttttttttcttgtactaGTTTCACTAGTACTATCACTATAATAATTGAACACTAATCAACTGATACAGGTTGCATGTTTTGTGCCTCTTTCCTGAGATCTTCATACAGAACAGATGACAAGTACCTCTCTCCAAAACTTGGATGAATTGTCTGAAATTCCAAAACCAAAAAATTCAACACAACTAATTAACATAACAAAATTGAGAGTCAACTAATAAATATTCATACCACTATGAGTTTTCCTTTATTTTCTGGTCTGTTGGCGAGTCTAAGTGCGGCTACAGTATTTGCTCCTGATGATATACCAACCTATACAACAAAATGTTTGttgtatgattaaaaaaaagttggggTCGAATATATATAAGCTTATCTTTTTGTACCATTCACATAATGCCACTTAGTAATGGAAAATAGATCAATGATATGAGAGAGTGATAGATATGAAAAACCATCTGTTCGAAATTTTACCATAAGGCCTTCCTTCAATGCCAACTCCCTAGCCATGTTTACCGATTCTTCACTTGAAACCTGCAAACAGTATAAGCATAATTCATGTATAAATTGCcaaaaatgactaattataGTCAATGTTCTGCATCAAAAATATTGGATTCAGTTGAACATAGAGATAATACACTCCGTGCGCTTCTGGTTGTAGTTCTAATTAAACAAAACTCTGCAATTACATAGTTCTTGTGCTATGCAAGAAACAAACACTAATAGTTAAGTGGTTGAAATTTATCCTAACAAGGTAATTAAAAACGGGTTCTGTTCCAGGATAATGCATATTATAATTGTGAAATTTAAAGACCAACATCCGGAGGTCAATATTTTCGTGTGTTCTGCAAGAGAAATGAAGTTTAGAACTCAGCATACCATCAGAACTTCTTCCATTACATCCATGTCAAGGATATCCGGCTTGAATCCAACCCCATTGCCAGTTATTTCATGAGGACCTGTATACAGTATCGATGTTCAGAAATCTATGTAGAACAAATTTACTCATATGCCACAACAaatggaaaaaaagaaagaggcaTGTTATTTGCAACAATATTTTTAGTTCTATAGTTATGATAGGAAGTGAAGTTAATTACCTGGTTTTCCACCATTCAATACATTGCTTTCAGCTGGCTCGATTCCATATATCTAGCAGGACAGGAAAAAATATGCAAGAGCGATGATGTTATTTTGTTTACACGTTAAGCTTGCAATCACATAATGAATTGATTGGCAGGAAAATACCTTGACATTAGGATTTTTCGATTTCAGATATTGTCCAACACCAGAGACTGTGCCTCCACTTCCTATTCCCATGACAAAGATGTCAACATTACCTTGAGTATCTTCCCAGATTTCAGGGCCAGTAGTCTCAAAATGAACCTGTGTTCAATGTCaatgttgaatttttgtttttgatataacggaaaagaatttaaaatgcccctccactttaattatgaaatatatttattctaatttttgttgtactttaAGGTCATTCATAGTGGGACCAACCCTTGTCGAAGGGAATCATTGAAAAATTACTCTACATAGGTAAGTCAAATCTTTTTTTTGATGTATAATATATACTAGTGTTGAATCCCTTTGGCTTCCTCATgtgtttacttatttaaattCTTGAATCCCCTTGGTGAAAATTAATCCTATCTCCATCATCGCATTAATCATGTCTTACTTGCCCTGGACTCAGAAGGAGCTTACCTTACCGTAGACCCTGACCAAAGTGTAAGAGTAGAGGGCATGCATTTGAGCCTGATCTCTAAAATAGTGAGATCCACTTTGGAGCTCCTTCGATGTCAAGGACAACTACGAGATAATTTGCTAATGACAAAGATATGACACTTGCCTTAACTCCGAAATCTACTTTATGAGAGTAGGATCGTCCAAGTCCATATAAGCAGACCATCAGTTCATTCTCCAACCAATGTCGGACTCTAACATCCTCACTCCCAccaacaccaccaccaccaccacgaCGCTTAGGCCCAACTAGAGTGTAGATCGTGAGCTCACACTGGAAATGGACCTTACTCTAATACCATGAAAAACATGACACTTGAATCTAACTAAACCCCAAAAACTAGCTTATGAGGACCGGTCAATACCCTAACCACTGTGGGACTC
The sequence above is a segment of the Solanum lycopersicum chromosome 10, SLM_r2.1 genome. Coding sequences within it:
- the LOC112940160 gene encoding leucine-rich repeat protein 2-like produces the protein MTDIEALFAIKNEMLDPFDSLITCNVSVPLYQWRGVFCSNPVELWAFKNNLVGVLPKELGFLPKHKYFDFSYNKLIGGIPRSYGNFSGLLEMYLLNNDLEGKIPDELGKLKNLEIFDADFNKLSDRIPSSLFNLSSLKVIDVSNNQFEGTLPRDLGINPPNLMCLSQH